The DNA sequence AACGCCGGGGAACTCATGGGCAATGTCGGAGAAGAAGTGCGGTTCCACCAACAGTTCGCGCTGGTTCGACAATCGCCTCCGCACGCGCCGACGTACATCGCCGAAATCACCATCATTTCCCCGCGTCAGTTCCACTCCGGTCTCGAGCTCCTCTAGGTATCTCAGACTTCGCACGTCACCGAGGAATAGCGCACCTCCTGGCGCGAGGAGCCGAAGAGCCTCATCGATGACACGCCGGAGGTAACACGCACTGGGGAAATACTGCACTACTGAATTGAGTATGACCGTGTCAAAGGATCCGGTGGCGTAGTCACCCAATTCGTCTGCCGCACCGACAATGAGATGGACATGTCTCGCCCAACCCTCGTTCACATCGCGCAGCCACTCCTCAAGGCGGGCAACGGTTACGGGAGAGAGATCCGAGCCACAGTAGACCTCACACAGGGGGGCAATCTTCGACAAAATCAGTCCCGAGCCAACGCCGATCTCCAGTACTCGCCGCGGGCTGAGCTCGCGAATGCGGTCCACCGTTAGGTCGCGCCATTCACGCATCTGATCCAACGGGATCGGAGCTCCCGTGTAGCTGCTGGTCCAGCCCGTGAAATCGTCGTCGGCCGCTGAGCCGAATCGTGGCGACTGATGTTGTGTCCCATTGCCATACAACTCGTCGTAGACGTCACGCCAACGATGCACCGTATCGCGCTCATGCGTCGCGCCGAAGTCGCCTGATGCCGAGACGTATCCCACCAGCCTGGAATCTTTCGCCGGGCCCTCCGCATGCGCTATCACTACGGCACGGTCGACAGCAGGATGATCAGTCAGTACGGCTTCTATCTCACCCGGCTCAATGCGTACACCGTGGACTTTCATCTGAAAATCCTTGCGGCCCAGATATTCCAGGTACCCCGATGCATTCCACCGCACTACATCACCAGTACGGTACATGCGTTCCCCTGCCGCGGTCGGGCAGGCTACAAAGCGCTGTGCGGTCAGTCCCGGGCGGTTGACGTAACCACGAGCCAGTTGGATTCCGGCGATATACAGTTCACCCGCCACTCCCGGTGGCACCGGCCGCAGCCATCCATCCAGAACGAAGAGCCGGGTACCCGCAACCGGCACGCCGATCGGTACCGTGTCCGTATCCGTCTCTGAAACTTGGTGCGAAGTAACATCAATGGCTGTTTCCGTGGGCCCGTATAGGTTGTGTATCTCGACACCAGCTGCACGTACACGGACGGCCAGATCGGCAGGCAGTACTTCACCCGACGAGATGATCATCCTCAAGCCCCGGCATGCCGATAGATCGGCTTCGGCCGCGAACACCTCCAACACCGAAGGAACGAAGTGGGCAATCGTAATCTGCTCGGTGCGTATGAGAGTCTCCAGATAAGCATGATCGGTATGCCTGTCTGGAGAGGCGATGACCAATCGCGCTCCACATAGAATGGGCCACAACATCTCCCACATCGAGACATCAAAAGTAGCAGGAGTCTTGTGCAGCACCACATCGCTGGAACCCATGTGGTATCGCGCTTGCATCCATCCCAGATGGGCGGTAATGGCCGCGTGATCGACCATCACCCCCTTGGGCCGTCCGGTTGAACCAGAAGTGAAGATTATGTAGGCAATGTGGGCTGGCTGAAGTAGACACGTACGGTCGGCGTCACTGACTGGACTCCCAGAGAACCCCGACAAGTCAATCTTGTCGATCGCGATGACGGGGACAGACGCCGGCAGCCCTTGGATATGCGGGTCACCACTCCTCGTAAGAACAAGACGCGGTGTGGTCACCTCTGCGATATGTGCGTTGCGGTGTTCCGGCGACGCCGGATCGATAGGCAGGTAGGCGCCGCCCGCGACAATCACCGCGTACATACTCACCAACATGTCCACCGACCGCACCATCGCGACCCCTACGACGGTCTCGGGCCCGACACCCAGTTCAATCAACTGTCGCGCCAGCCGATTGACCCCGCGTGCGAATTCTCGGTACGTCCACGAAATGCCGTCACTGCGGACAGCCACTTCGCCTCCGTGATTCGCCATCCGCTCTGCGAAGATCTGCGCGAGTGAGATCTTCTCGGGAACAACGGGCGGCTCTGCGAGCTCATTACCATCACCCCACGCAAGTACCTGGCGCCGTTCCTCATCATCGAGCGTGTTGATCTTGCCCAGTGGGGTATCCCCCGACGCACTCAAGAACTCGTGAAGGTATCTCATACATCGATCGAGCCGTTGCCGGATATCCGCCGCGGTGAAGAAGGCGCCATTCCCCATCAGGTTGATGCGGATGAGACCCTCAGGCCCAGATCGGTAGACGTCGACATGCAGGTACTCGGTATTTCCTGAGGTGAGAATCTCGTACTTGCCCACGGCCGCACCCAGCCGCATCATGTTGTCGGCCAAAAGAATATTGACAGTTGGCCCGAACGCATTCCGCCCCTGTCCCACCGCACCGGCGTCACGTCTTATGTCCTCGAACCGGTACCGCGCATGCCGCAGGCCGGTAGACACCTCGGTGATGGCGGCTCCAATCAGGCCGTCTCGCGTCACCGGGTATCCGCACGGGAGCCCGATCGGTATCGCGTTAGAGATCATTCCGCCGGAAAGTTTCAGCGCCGTGGACCGCCGACCTGCAACGGCAAGCGCCACCATGCCCGTCTCCTGGCCCGCCAGCACTGATTCGAATCCGCAGAGCGCTGCTGTCAGAACCCTGGCGACGCTTGTGCCCGCCGCCCCGGCAACAGCATCCAGCCGCGCGCTTAAGTCCCCGCTAATCCCATCCTGTGCGCGGTGCTCCGATATCCCGCGAGCTCCGGCTTCGCGATTATGTACAGCGACTTCCAGCTCGGCTGTCCGCTCGGCCCAGTAGCGCCGGTCCAGCTCGAAAGCTTCAGAATTCGTGTATTCCTGTTCCAGCGCGATGAGTTCTGACACCGAGAGACCGCGATAGGGAGCTGGCTCGTTCCCTTGAATCCTCGCCGAGTAGTAGTCGGCGATCCGGGCAGTGATTCCGAGACCGCCATAGCCGTCCACCACGGCATGGTGCGACCGCACGTACCAGAAGTAGTGGTCCGGTCCCACCTTGATCAGCGCCCACAGCGTGAGCGGACTACACATCATGCGGAGCGGCCCGGTGTAGTCGCCACGCATCCACGAATACGCAGCAGCGACCGGGTCCGCCTCGTCGCTAAGGTCCACCCACAGTAAGTCTCTGCCTAGGCTCGGAGATAACCATTGGTACGGACGGCCATCGCGTTCAGAGAATCTGATCACGCCGGCACCGGACGCCGCGAGCTCGTAATTGCACGCTTGCGCTAGCAGTGGAAAGTCCACAGAGCCCGTGAGTTCTACGCAGTGCGCCACATTGCCTGCGGCCCCATCGGCAGGATCCACCGCCATCCACTGCTCGGATTGTGCGCGGGTGAGCTCCAGTCTCTGGAGATGCTGCGCATCCATCAGTGTTGCTCCTTGGCGAAGGCCCGGAACTGTTCCCCCAAGAAGGTCAGAACGTCCGGCACCGCAACAGTTGATCCAGGGCAGCGGCGGGCTAGCGTGGCGATCTCGTCTGCTTCACGGGCCATGCACTCCATCGCAATTTCGGGACGCGGAATGTACCGCGGCTCTCTTTCCAGCTCGAACGAAGGCCCTGCGGTCCTTCCCGCCAGCCCGGACGGCAGGGTGACGATCAGCTCGCCCAATGGGCGCAGCACGGTAACCATGATGTCTAAAGCCCAATTCATCAAGGGAGATCGCCGCAAGTTGCCCGCAGGACAGTAGCCAAAATGCTGCACCATAAGCTGCGCGGCCAACTGATAGGAACGGTTGAACGCCGTCATGGCGTCCCGTGCAGGTGCATTGGTGACATGGCACCTTGCGGCGTCAGCAGTATGCAGCGTTGGGTTGCGCAGAACCGGATACGCCGGGTCCCAGGGAATACGCTCTCCTCGTGAGGTATTCACGCGTTCGTCGACCAAGGATCCAGAAATCCTCAGGAAGGTCTCGAAGTGCGATTCTTCGTCTGTATTCGGCAACGCGATCTTTCCGCCCTCTCCGTGTTCGGTAACGAAATCGATCGCAAAAATCGCACTAGCGACATCGTCTACTTCCAACTGGTAATCAGGGTGGATAGCATTGACGGACTCGCGCATGAACAGGTGATGCCCTCCCCCGCCTTGATACTTCTTGGCCACCAACGCATCCGGGACTCGCTGAATCCCGGCTCGAATCGCGGCGTAGAGCTCACTCAAGGAGCCATATCGATACGGCCTTTGCGATGTGGGTCGATCATCCACCAGGCCGGGCACCAGCTCGTGAGGTCGTTCGAGTTCCACGAACCGCTCTACGGCAGCAAGTCCAAATGGTTCAAGGGAGAATTCGAGTGGAGTCCAGAGTCTGCCGTTGAGCCGCCCGAAGTCCAACCGCGGTACCTGAAACGGTAGCCCCAATGCCATTCGGATGTTGTTTATGGCGAGGAAGTGAATCATCTCCTCTCTTGCCACATTCATGAGGAGTCCTCGGTATCCATTGTCCAGTGTCTCCGGCCCGGAGCCACACGCCAGAGAGGACTGCCGCTCTGTCCAAATCCCATTTTTTACATAGCATTTCGCAGCGTCGTGAGTCGGGATCGAGTAGGCCGCGTAGAGGTACTGGATCATCACTGCCAGTTCGATCGACAGCGCCTGATCCAGGGCGACATGCAGCTCGCTACGTGTAGTGATCGCCTCGAGCGGCGGGCGGTGCCGAGTAGGCATGGGCGGGACCTGTCGCCGTGCTTCACATGCGAGGAAATACCTGTGCAACAAACGGAGTTGGGGCGCACTTATGTCGCGAGTCGACGGCATGAAGTACGTTCTGTCGCGGTGCACCGGATCGCTGACATGCCAGATCAGCCGTGCGTACGGCTCCACCTTGAACTCATCGGCAAGGCTCAATACGTCCGTCCGCATGAACGAGTACAACAGCTCGTAATAGGCGAACACCTCTTGGTACAGGAGGTCAAAACTGATGGCGCTATCGTGCAATTCGTCGAGGTACCACCGATCCGGGAGTACCCGTAATGAAATACTTCCCGCGGCGGGCCAATACCGCAGTTGGTCATCGTTATCGTATGCACCGCAAGCACTCTCCGCCTCAGGCGATGGCGATCCTTCGGGCTGCAGCAGCACCCGGGTGGTGCCGGCGCGCATGCCTTTCACCGTGATAACCCCGTGCCCGCGGGCATCTGTGCTCATGATGGCATCCGTCGCGTACTCGGCCGTGTCTGCCCCACGTAGGGCCACGATCATCACGTCTTCAGGAAGTGCTCCCGGCGCTTGCGCGACCGTATCCAGTGGCAATGCTCGTGGGTTGAAGAATTGGCGGATGCGTATCCCCCGGACGGCAGCAGGCTCCCCCCTGAAATACGAACGCACAGAGACGTCGACGGCGAAGTCCTCACCAGTTCGTGAGTTCGGATGTTCGAGGAACAAGCTCGCCTCATCAGACTGCACCACCGTTTCAGTCTCTTCCAGCAGGACCCGGCCTGATGCGATGAGGCGCAAAGCAGCGGCCGGATTCCCCTGGCGCTTATCAAGCCTCGGTACTGTGAGAATGCCAGAAGTCAGGTGATAGCTGTTGTCGAGATACGCGCTTCGTGGCACCACGGCGATGACTTCACCTGTGGTCGTCTGTAGTTCCAAATCCCCCATATCGGTCATTTGGTCCACGCAGCCGGCGGGCGTGTGACCGTCTTGCACCCCTCGCCGTACAGCGGGAATCGCGGTAACCAAGTTCATCGCTACCTCTGAGTCCGCCACCTGCACGCTCGCCATATGTGGCAAAGCATCTTCGCCGACAGTATTTTTCGATCGTGGAGTGAGCAATCGGCCAGCAGGGTAGGTGCGCAATTCCGTCGTCCGCCAGGGACCTATTGTTCCGCGCAGCCCCCACCGATCGGGGGAGTCGGCGGCGACCGGGGCCGCCATTCCCGTCAACGCGAACTGGACCACGAGTCCATCTGCCGCATCAGAATCGATCAGGTCACGCAGCGCCGCAAGGCCCGGCGAGGCCCCAGCGCCTTGCAGCCATTGCAGACCGTCGTCTCGGCCTATCGCGAACTGGAACAACGTCGAGCGTCGGAACCACTGCGCGAGTGGATGATCTCCGACTTCATTGACATGATGGGAGTTTTGCCAGCGCGGAGGGCAGTACCCATTGACATCACCGGTCAACAGGTAACCAACATCATGGGAGCGGCCCATGCGCCCAAGGGCCAACTGGCCAATCATCAGTGTTGTGGTCCAGTTTGACGAAGGGTCTACATCAAAAACCCTTGCGCGATTGGCAGTGCTCGCCGTGTACTCACAGTAGTGCCCCCAGAAGTCCACGGCTCGTCCGACGAGCAAGTCATCCGTATCGACCACTCCCGCCACTGACTCGCAAGAGACCACCTTTGCGTCGATCCAAAAGTGCCCATTCCCACCGAAATTCCATCCCTTCACGGTGTGGAAAGGACCACCGGCCGTCAACGCGCCCGACTGATCGAAACGACTCCCAGCGGCTTCCAGCAATTCATCGTATTCTCGAGCTGGCCGGTCAAGCGGAAAAGGACCGTCAACGGTGAGCGGTCGGTTGGTAGCGAGGTCCAGCAGCCCGCTACGCGGCCCGGTCGGCAGGCGCGTTACTGCGACACCTGCGAAATGTACTCTCGGCACGTTCAGCACGCTCATTCTCAGTACGGTCCGTTCCGGATCTCAGGCCGCATCCCAGGCAGCCGCAATCAGAGTGGGTATCAAGTCATGAGTGATGCGCACACCGGGTAGCGCAGCGGTGTAGTCGCGGAGAAACTCCGAAACGGTTTGCGGCGTAATGACTGATCTCATTTCCAGCCACCGCGGTTGAAGCATCATACGCAGGGCAGAGGCCGCCAGTTCTGCGCTGGCGGATGCCTCGTAGATGATGCGAGCATTGTCGAAGGCATAGGCGTATCCGGCGCCGGTGTCCGCCTCGCCATCGGGACGTGTGACATCGACAATCAACAATCGTCCACCGGGCGCGACGAGTTCGCGCAATCGCGGTAGCACCGTAGCCGCCGACCCCATGTGGAACACCGTGTTCACCGACATCACTAGATCGAACAGGCCATCAACATCTGGGGACAGCTCGAGTGCGCTGCGGCATTCGTACCGGATCGGCACCCGGCTCTCTTTGACGGCCGCCAAATCGAGCATGCGCTGGGCGACATCCACACCCACCACATCGTCGTAATGTTCAGCCAGCATGACGCAGTTATTGCCGGTACCGCAACCAACGTCGAGCGCGCGGCTGCCTACGGGCAGATGCTCGACAAGCCATGCACGAATCGGACTGGTACGTGCGTCCCTTACTGCCGTGAAACTCTCGTACATCTCGGCGAGATCATCGAAGTATGGCGTTTCGTCGGGCATCAAGTCCTTGGGATTACCAGCGGTCATACCGCGAAGGTACGTCCGGCTTCATCCGATGGCACTGAGCTGAGCCCCATCGCGATAGAAACTATGCGTATGCGTGGTGTGTATCGCTCTATACGCAGGATGAGCGCCTGGGCAACCGTGGGAATACTGGCAGTACCGCAGGAATCCCCTTACTACACAACAGGTTCAATGGGTGAAATGGGCTATGGAAACTGGCTATGATTGTGACGTTCTCGTCGTGGGGGCGGGTCCGAGTGGGCTATGCACCGCCTTGCTGCTCGCGCAGCACGGAGTGCGCGTGCGGGTCATTGATCGAAAGCCCGGGCCCGTGCAGCAATCTCGTGCGACCATTGTGCACGCCCGGACACTTGAGTACTTCGACCGTCTCGGAGTCGCCGAACACGCCGTTACCTGTGGCCTGCCGATAACTCATGTAGCCATTCACGAGAACGGCCGGCATGTGGGCGAGTTGCCGCTGGCCGGTAGAGGAACAGCGGCTCGGACCAGGTTTCCCTATGCACTCGCCCTAGAACAGTTCGCGACCGAGAGGCTTCTCGTCGCCGCGCTCGCTAGGCATGGCACAGACGTTGAATGGTGCTGTGCCGTAGAAGATATCGCCGAGATGGCTAACGGCGTGCATGTGGGCATTCAGGGCCCCACGGGTGTCGGCAGTATTTCTGCTCGCTGGCTCGTTGGCGCAGACGGGGCCAGCAGCACAATCCGGCGTCTTACCGGTCAGGAATTTCACGGCGAAACATACACACAGAAGGGGCTTCTCGCCGATGTCGACATGGAGGTTGACCTTGGTATCAAGAAGATGCGCCTGAACCTCACGCGTGGCGGATTCGTGGGGGTGCTTCCACTCGCGAGTGGGCACTACCGGCTTTTCGGTGTGGTACCGCCAGACTTTCACCGCGGGCCAGAAGCGGAGATCCTGTCACACGATGCCTATGCGCGACTCGACGACAGCGACCTGCGACACTGGTTCGAGTCCTACTTCTCGGTCGAAGCGAAGTTGCAGACTATCGTGTGGGCGGCCATGTTTCGATTTCACAGTCGCATCAGCAAGCGTTTCCGTGTCGACCACTCCTTTCTCGTTGGCGACGCCGCCCACATTCACAACCCTGCTGGAGGGCAAGGGCTCAATCTCGCAGTCGGCGACGCGGTGAACCTCGGATGGAAGCTCGCACAGGTTGTCAAGGGCGAGGCGCCGGCGTCGCTGCTGGAAACCTATGAAACCGAACGTCGTCCGATCGCCGCCGCCGTGTTGGCTCGCACTGATATCGGATTCAAGCTAGAGACATCAACCAGCCCCATGGCGTTGTGGATGCGAACGCACGTGGCAACTCGTGCAATCGGCCTTGCCTGCCGCCTGCCGCCGGTACGCAAGTTGTTCTTTGACATGTTCTCTCAGTTATGGATCAATTACCGGACTAGTACTGCCATCGATCGCTCGGACTCCCCCGGCCGTGGCCCTCACCCCGGCGATCGGGCACCCTATGCGACTCTCATCAGTCCCCGCGGCTCGGCCCGCAGCGTCATGGCGCTTACGCATCCACCGAACTATCACGCTCTCTTGATCGGAGCCATCGATCCATGCCAAGCTGCCCACCTGAGGAACCTCTTGACGGCTCGATACACCGCCGAAGTCGCGACGCATGTACTTACCGAAAACGAAACCGAGGTCTGCCGCGCATATCGGGTTACCAAGAACCCCAAGCTGGTCCTGGTGCGTCCAGACGGACATATCGCCGCCATCGTCCATCCATTCAACTGGGACACGCTCACGTATGTGCTACGGCATCTCGACGAGGCGCTGCTCCGCGTCGATCAAGACCGCGGCGAACACTAGTAACGGCAGAGCATTAGCGACGACGGGCCATGAAAGACCATGTCGCCTGGGTACTCCACCGTGTCGACGGCAAACTCGCCGAGTACGTCAAGCAACAGACCGAGGCCGATCTCAATCTCGGCGCGAGCAAGTGCTGCACCGAGGCAATAGTGAATTCCGTGCCCAAACCCAACACCGCACCCCGCGCCGCGATCGAGGCGCAGGGCATCCGGATCAGGAAAACGTGCGGGATCGCGATTGGCCGCACCCAGTACCGCCACCACCCGAGTGCCGCGGGGAATGTCGTTCCCTGCCAAGGACACGTCGCGGTACGCCCAACGAGTCACCGACTGCACCGGTCCATCGAATCGAACCAGCTCCTCGACCGCTGAGGTCGGAACACCCTCCGAAGCCCGCAGCAGGCTCAGCGCCTCCCGATCTTCGCCGAGAGCCAGGACCGCCTTGCCGAGTAGATTCGTCGTCGTTTCGTGTCCTGCCGACATGAGATGTACACAGCTAGAGGAGATTTCATCGGCAGAAAGCGCGCCATCCGACGCCATCAACGACACCAGGTCGTCTTTGGGGGCTCTCCGCCGCTGTCTCGCCTGCGAGGCAAAGTACTCAGTAAGTTCCGCCGCCGCGGTGTCAGCGAGCCAGAACACTTCAGCGCCACTCGCGAACCTCCGACTACTGCTTACAGCCTGAATAGCTATTACTCTGTCTCGTAACCACTTCCAGTCCGATGTTGGCACACCTAACAACTCTGAGATCACCAAAATCGGCAACGGTGCCGAAAAAGCCTCTACCAGATCGAATTCCGATTCATCGGCGCAGCGTGAAAGCAGCGCGACAGCAATCTCAGTAATTCGTTGCCGTAACCCCGCAACTACCGCAGGAGAGAATCGCCCAGCGAGTACAGACCTTAGTTCGGTGTGCCGGGGCGGGTCGAGAAACACCAGCCAGCTCTCCACCATATTCCGCAGGGCGACACACTCCGCCGGGACCAGGCCGGCGGCCCCGGAATGACCCGCCGTGGCCGCGCGGCGCCCAAAACTCCTACTAGAGAGAGCCTTCGCCACCTCGTCGTAGCCGAGTAAATAGTGCGTCCCGTCTGCGCCGCGATGGATCGTTGCCACATCACGGTAGCGCCGGTACACCGGATAGGGGTTCGCGACTTCGGCGGCCGACCAGCCGGTTAAGGCAAATGGCGGCAGCGTGTCACGGTTCACGATTCCGGTCACCTCGAGTAGACGCCTCGTACTCGTTCGACAAGCTCCTCCGGATTCACCGGAGGCCGCTCGCCGCGCCAGGCGACGTGACCGTCTGGTCGGACTAGAACGAACCGCTGCGCATAAAGTTCGGCAATATCCCGCTGCCTCTCAGCGACCACCGTCAACGGGACACGCTTATCTGCGAAAGCCCTTTCCAGCCGCCGAATTCGACCAGATGGCGCAAAACACAGCAATACGAATCCCTTGCCAAACAGATCCAGCGTCGAGGCTCCCGTCGCCAGCCAGGCGTGTGGAGCGCGTGATCCGGGTCGCGTGCTGGGCCGCATGTCGTCTACGCCGGAAGATGAATGCACCGCAGGGCACACCTCCGAGTCTGGAATCACCAACGGAGAGTTCTCATATCTGAAACCAAGATGGATATCGGGGGCGTCAAATTCCCTGGCCAGCCCACTGTCAGCGAGTGCGTCCCGGGCACGCGCACGCAACCACTCACCGTGTGCGGAGTCATCCCCGAGCCCGTCCGGAACCGTGCGTTTCATTGCCCGGACAAGATTGTGGTTGGCCTCCTCCACTCCCCTGAGCGCGACCGGCCTACGCTCAACGGCGTAGCTATCGAGTAGGTGGGGCCCGGCCCATCCATCCAATGTGGCGGCTATTTTCCAACCAAGGTCGGCGGCGCCACAGATTCCGGTGTTCATGCCGAAACCACCAGACGGCGAGAGTGTGTGTGCAGCATCACCGACCAAGAACACTCTGCCGTGACGGAATCTCTCGGCCACGCGATGCACCAAATGCCACTCGTTGTCCGACAACACCTCGACCGGAGTGCTAAACGCAATTGCTCTCCTTACCAACGCGTCAGCGTCGTCCATCGCCTCCCGGTCACCCTGGAGCCCAACGGTCAACCGATAGAGCTCCCGACCGTCAAGCGCTCTCACAGGGAATCTCAGTGCGGAGGACATCATCAGGTAGTAGAAACCCGCAGCAGACTCCCCCAGCTGCATGCCTAGCTTGGGCGCACGGAACAGAATGTTGCGAAAAGTCTGTGTGCGGTGCAACGGCGGCGCCGAGATACCACACGCATGCCTGACGTATGAAGAAGTGCCGTCACACGCGACCATGTATCGCGCATGGATTGTCGATTGCACACCCGTCACGAGGTCAGTGACCCGGCCGAATACACCTTCGTCGTCCTGATCAAAGCTATCGAGCCGAGTACGTGTCAATATAGGACCCGCGGGAGCGATGCCGAGGTCGGCGTAAAGCAATGGCGCCAGCCAATGCTGCGGACAGATCGCATCCGGTTCTGGCGTGTGTTGGTAGTCCGGTCGCGTGTCCATGGTGAATCTACGAACCCGGAACAACTCATGGCCGCCGATCTTGGTGACCCACGCGCAATCCAGTGAATGGTCGCCGGGCCAACCGGACTTGCGGATCTTCTCCGCGACCCCCCAGCGGCGGAACAACTCCATCGACCGCGGACCAATGCCACTCACTCTCGGATGAGTGACCGTACCGTCGCCAGACTCAACGATCACGAAGTCCACACCGCGCGAGCGTAATTCCATCCCCATGGCCAGTCCTGTAGGCCCACCACCGACGATCAACACATCGACAGAACGTTCCGCATCCGCAGTCACGCCGCACCCCCCTCGCGGCCGCCGCCACGAGCCACGGCTCCCACGCCGATCGACTGCAGGTAGGCGTCTATCTGGTTCACGGCTTCCAAGCCCGACTCCACCGCACCCTCGATCCAGGCCGGGACAGACGAGCAGTGCTCACCGGCGAAGAACAACGCACCCTGGGACGCTGCCGCCAGCACGCGCTCCTCCTCCGCCGTATCTGAATCCTTGCCCCACCTGACCGAAGCCGCGCCCATGCTGAGCGGATCCTCACCCCATGCCCGCATTACCCTGCCGCACACCATGCTTGGTTGACTGAGCTCTGGATGGATCTTGCAGAGTTCCGCACGGACCATTGCCAAGCGTTGCTCCCTCGGAATTTGCGCCAGCAAGTCTGCGTCCGGGCCAATGGTGTAGCTGGCCAGTAATGTCGCACCCAGACGAGGATCGCTCTCGACAGGTGGGTAGTAGGTCTGGCGTACCAGGCCGCCGGTAAACGAACCGCCGCCGCTAATCCCGTCGCGCTCCCAGAAGGCCTCACGGCAATGCAGAGCGATCTTGGTCGCTGCCCAGTAACGCATATCTCTGATCACCGCCATCTTGTCTGCGGTCATGCCGGACAACCGAATTCTGCGTAGAACCGAGAAGGGCACCGTGCACAGGACGCAGTGACGTCTGATCAACTCGGTCGCCGTGCCGCGATGTGTCTCTACAAGCACTCCATCGCGCACCACATGCAGGCCGGTGACCCGGCTCCCCCGGTGGATGGGACCGCGTAACTGCGCCGACAAGCGGAGGGCGATCTGATCGATTCCACCTTCCAGGCGGAACAATGCCGATGATGTTTCGGTGACGACGTCGGCGAAGAAAAGCTGGAGCCTGGTTCCACATGCGAAGTTCGGATGGTTGGCGAAGAATCGGTTGAGATCAACACGTTCTACGCCACCTCGTGTGACGATGAACGGCGCCAGATCGATGCGGCGCAGTAGATCGAGCAGCTCGACATTGAGATCCGAGCCAAGACCACGGCGGAACCTATCAGGCGCAATGGCGTTGACACTTGCGGCCAGCCAAGACGCGCACAACACCGCATCATCTGGATAACGCTGTCTTAGAGAGCTTTCCGCAAGAAATTTAGCTACCAGTATTGGTGATGCGTCTCGCACTCGTGCGTGACCATCGGGCGTCGCGAGGTACGTGGAATCATCGGAGAACAGGGTCCGGAATTGCCGTACCCGATCGGACAGCCCAAGCTGATCGACCAATTTCATTGTTCGGCAGTGCCGGGCCGGGATCCGCATCGCACCAAGTTCGGCGATTGGCCCCTTTCGATCCGACGAGAAACTATGCGTGTGTAAGCGCCCGCCCACAGTCGGACGCGCCTCGAGAAGCTCGACATGATGGCCACGCTGTTCCAGCTCATACGCCGCGACAAGTCCGGCGACACCAGCGCCAATAACAGTGACACCCTGTGACCGGACGATTCCCTTCTTCCCATGTGTTTCACTCGGCGCCAATGTCATCCGCGCATACTCCTCGGGGTTTGGTTTCTTATCCACTTCCCATCCTCTGTCCAGGCCGGCAGTCTCCACATCACTCATCTGCCCAAAC is a window from the Mycobacteroides salmoniphilum genome containing:
- a CDS encoding non-ribosomal peptide synthetase; translated protein: MDAQHLQRLELTRAQSEQWMAVDPADGAAGNVAHCVELTGSVDFPLLAQACNYELAASGAGVIRFSERDGRPYQWLSPSLGRDLLWVDLSDEADPVAAAYSWMRGDYTGPLRMMCSPLTLWALIKVGPDHYFWYVRSHHAVVDGYGGLGITARIADYYSARIQGNEPAPYRGLSVSELIALEQEYTNSEAFELDRRYWAERTAELEVAVHNREAGARGISEHRAQDGISGDLSARLDAVAGAAGTSVARVLTAALCGFESVLAGQETGMVALAVAGRRSTALKLSGGMISNAIPIGLPCGYPVTRDGLIGAAITEVSTGLRHARYRFEDIRRDAGAVGQGRNAFGPTVNILLADNMMRLGAAVGKYEILTSGNTEYLHVDVYRSGPEGLIRINLMGNGAFFTAADIRQRLDRCMRYLHEFLSASGDTPLGKINTLDDEERRQVLAWGDGNELAEPPVVPEKISLAQIFAERMANHGGEVAVRSDGISWTYREFARGVNRLARQLIELGVGPETVVGVAMVRSVDMLVSMYAVIVAGGAYLPIDPASPEHRNAHIAEVTTPRLVLTRSGDPHIQGLPASVPVIAIDKIDLSGFSGSPVSDADRTCLLQPAHIAYIIFTSGSTGRPKGVMVDHAAITAHLGWMQARYHMGSSDVVLHKTPATFDVSMWEMLWPILCGARLVIASPDRHTDHAYLETLIRTEQITIAHFVPSVLEVFAAEADLSACRGLRMIISSGEVLPADLAVRVRAAGVEIHNLYGPTETAIDVTSHQVSETDTDTVPIGVPVAGTRLFVLDGWLRPVPPGVAGELYIAGIQLARGYVNRPGLTAQRFVACPTAAGERMYRTGDVVRWNASGYLEYLGRKDFQMKVHGVRIEPGEIEAVLTDHPAVDRAVVIAHAEGPAKDSRLVGYVSASGDFGATHERDTVHRWRDVYDELYGNGTQHQSPRFGSAADDDFTGWTSSYTGAPIPLDQMREWRDLTVDRIRELSPRRVLEIGVGSGLILSKIAPLCEVYCGSDLSPVTVARLEEWLRDVNEGWARHVHLIVGAADELGDYATGSFDTVILNSVVQYFPSACYLRRVIDEALRLLAPGGALFLGDVRSLRYLEELETGVELTRGNDGDFGDVRRRVRRRLSNQRELLVEPHFFSDIAHEFPGVIEHDIQLKRGSSINELTRYRYDVVLHKLPKPTVSVRKATNVEYVDVDTIRALLLGRSMECVRVAGIPHRGLLTEVRAVEELAKNAKGVAGLPDRKDGLAYGRAEGMLPDDLHTVAADSGYSCAVTWSARRGCMEAVFVQKSALSARCIVDAYVPGASGRSVTPSSNKPMAGVLADAVREFARARLPEYMAPSVIVVLDEWPLTASGKLDRAGLPAPSMVQKTYRAPTSEAERVLGGVFAEVLGVDRVGIDDDFFALGGDSILSTQIVARARKLSMVFTSRDVIEKRTVKRLVQFITSEATVPALQEVSGGGVGEMELSPAAGWLMELGGNGCSRFHLSTLIRLPKGIDRRSLVSVLAAVIERHDMLRARLCRIEVGSHQEWRMIAEAADSIDVDALLSRVHVESDQGIPKDAWEAAVSELNPFTGEVIRAVWLDFGSDCAGSLLLVAHHLIFDGVSSRIVMEDLAAAWVDVEAGRPAAPAPGSTSMRTWLHALHAEANSASRVAELAMWKSMIEGPDPLPGVRALDPTADTTSKIQRVQSFIDVDTTSAVLGYVPMVSKTQIGEILIAALAVAVARWQGRRGVVLPSVLLRLIGHGREELAGADLSRTVGWFNSIYPLRVTLSDSGLEDISVDGADLAAVVSAVAQRVQRVPDGGVGYGLLRYMNRDTAQELPDEMPGRICFNYLGQIQTDTKDAGAWKPIVEGLYESMPDPALPAAAALDITVVVINGRMIGDFGFPALLFEVREVQELAELWADVVSSFVVTVSSR